In Campylobacteraceae bacterium, the DNA window GTTTTGTTCTTGGCTTCTGTGCTGTTGTGACTTTATTACTATAATGCCAACTTTGTTAATACGTTTATCTTTGAGTTCTAATAACTTCTGCTTATAAAACTCTGGCAATGACGAAGCATCTATATCAAAACGCAAATGAATAGCAGCAGAAACCTTATTGACCTTCTGCCCACCAGAACCTTGTGCTCTAATAGCAGATATTTCTACTTCGTTTTCATCTAGTGTTACGCTGTTTGATATTTTTAATTCTGACATGTTATTTTTATATCCTACTATTTAGAGTTTTTAAATCTATAAAATATTTATATATAGTTTTATACAAATATATCATATTTTATCCTAAGCCAACTTATTCGATTTCTACAATCCTATGATTTTGGGCTTTACATCCTATTCTTACTTCAAACCATTGGAAATACAGAATTGAGGTGACAATTTGTTAAATAAACTCCTTTTGTATATACTCTAAGGCTTCAACTAAAGTGCTTTTAAAATGCTTACTTTCTTTGTCTTCAATACCATCATTATAAATATATTCAAACTTACATATTTCTTTAAATCTGGGATCGTGTTTTGCAACTTCAATACTACTATCTTCAATATTTGTATCAAATAAGTAAACAATTTCATTCTCTGTGGTTTGTCTCTCAATTGCAAAAATACTTAAATTCATTTCAGGATATAAAGCGTAATCGGATAGTGTCTTTAACTTTACTTCCCAATCATAGTCTTTATAAATTTTAATAATAAATTTTCGTTCCATTTGATTATTTCCTTTTTATCTTCTATAGAAAAATCATTAAGTAATTTTTCCTATCAGGTTTAAATATAGTAACATAGAAAAGGTGTCAGTCCTTACCTAAAAACATATAAGTACATTAAAACAGCCTTTACATCTTTTCCAAAATAAAACTACATTCCCAACGGCTCTTCCCCTGACTTTGAGAAAGCTAAATATTTTTATTTTTTAGCGAAAAAAGGTGAAAACTGTCTGAGCGTAAGAAATGTGCTCTTTAGC includes these proteins:
- the arfB gene encoding aminoacyl-tRNA hydrolase, which codes for MSELKISNSVTLDENEVEISAIRAQGSGGQKVNKVSAAIHLRFDIDASSLPEFYKQKLLELKDKRINKVGIIVIKSQQHRSQEQNRDEALERLVELIKSVNVVQKRRVPTKPTRGSVNRRLNSKKKQSSQKKLRGRVDREL